A genome region from Cyprinus carpio isolate SPL01 chromosome B23, ASM1834038v1, whole genome shotgun sequence includes the following:
- the LOC109061200 gene encoding E3 ubiquitin-protein ligase TRIM39-like: MASSSGALNEELQCSICLDVFTDPVTTPCGHNFCRTCLNKCWTNTQTCFCPFCKETFSRRPDLKINTTLKEVVQHFKEKFNLVSEVLCDICNERKQKAVKSCLTCPSSYCETHLEPHHRVPRLKKHKLINAVENLEDYICQKHERPLDLFCRDDQTSVCLSCTEGEHRTHNTVPIEEESQQKKNQLLQTQTDVQQMIQNRMKKIQEIQHSVEERKRNTEKEKSGRNQLFTDLIRSIERCQSELLKMMEEQQKAAEKQAEDLIKELQQEITDLKKRNTELEQISHTDDHLHLLQMFSSLCSRPETKNWTEISIDSDVNVYSMNRALIQLEKTLDGRLKNIGQTGLKCVQKFAVDVALDPDTANSYLILSGDGKQVSYGDIEQDVPENTKRFDKTLSVLAKQGFSSGRFYYEVQVKGKTGWDLGVARESINRKGTYTYTPVNGYWAVILRNENQYTAGDNPLVSLSLGEKPEIVGVFVDYEEGLVSFYDVGSRSHIYSFTGQTFTEKLYPYFSPCLNDEGKNSNPLIITPVNK; this comes from the exons ATGGCATCCTCCAGTGGTGCACTAaatgaggagctccagtgctccATCTGTCTGGATGTGTTCACTGATCCAGTCACCACTCCATGTGGACACAACTTCTGCAGAACCTGCCTGAACAAGTGCTGGACAAACACACAGACCTGCTTCTGTCCATTCTGTAAAGAAACATTCAGCAGAAGACCTGATCTCAAGATTAATACAACACTCAAAGAGGTTGTGCAGCACTTCAAGGAGAAGTTCAATCTGGTATCTGAGGTGTTGTGTGACATCTGTAATGAAAGAAAGCAGAAAGCTGTGAAGTCCTGCCTGACGTGTCCAAGCTCTTACTGTGAGACTCACCTGGAGCCTCATCACAGAGTCCCACGTCTAAAGAAACACAAACTGATCAACGCTGTGGAAAATCTGGAAGATTATATATGCCAGAAACATGAGAGACCTCTGGATCTGTTCTGCAGAGATGATCAGACGAGTGTGTGTCTGTCCTGCACTGAAGGAGAACACAGGACTCACAACACTGTTCCTATAGAGGAGGAGAGTCAGCAGAAGAAG AATCAGCTGCTTCAGACACAGACAGACGTGCAGCAGATGATCCAGAACAGAATGAAGAAGATTCAAGAGATCCAGCACTCAGTAGAGGAGAGAAAG agaaacacagagaaagagaaatcaGGCAGAAATCAGCTCTTCACTGATCtgatccgctccattgagagatgtcagtctgagctgctgaagatgatggaggaacagcagaaagcagcagagaAACAGGCTGAAGATCTCATTAAAGAGCTGCAGCAGGAAATCACTGATCTGAAGAAGAGAAACACTGAGCTGGAGCAGATCTCACACACTGATGATCATCTGCACCTCCTACAG ATGTTCTCATCTCTGTGCAGTCGTCCAGAGACCAAGAACTGGACTGAGATCAGTATTGACTCTGATGTGAATGTGTACTCAATGAATAGAGCTCTGATTCAGCTGGAGAAAACTCTAGATGGGAGACTAAAAAACATTGGTCAAACTG GGTTGAAGTGTGTGCAGAAGTTTGCAG TGGATGTGGCTCTGGATCCTGATACAGCGAATTCATATCTCATCCTGTCTGGTGATGGAAAACAAGTCAGTTATGGAGATATTGAGCAGGACGTCCCAGAAAACACAAAGAGATTTGATAAAACTCTTTCTGTTCTGGCAAAGCAGGGATTCAGTTCAGGCAGATTTTACTATGAGGTGCAGGTGAAGGGGAAGACTGGGTGGGATTTAGGAGTGGCCAGAGAATCCATTAACAGGAAGGGAACGTACACATATACTCCAGTGAATGGATACTGGGCTGTGATTCTGAGGAATGAGAATCAGTATACAGCTGGTGATAATCCACTTGTCTCTTTATCTCTGGGAGAGAAACCTGAGATTGTGggagtgtttgtggattatgaggaGGGTCTGGTCTCTTTTTATGACGTGGGCTCCAGATCTCATATCTACTCTTTCACTGGTCAGACTTTCACTGAGAAACTCTATCCATATTTTAGCCCATGCCTTAATGACGAAGGTAAAAACTCAAAcccactgatcatcacacctGTTAACAAATAA
- the LOC122141972 gene encoding LOW QUALITY PROTEIN: zinc-binding protein A33-like (The sequence of the model RefSeq protein was modified relative to this genomic sequence to represent the inferred CDS: substituted 1 base at 1 genomic stop codon): MNRALIQLEKTLDGRLNKIGQTGLKCLQKFAVDVTLDPDTAHPKLILSDDGKQVSHGDIKQDIPENPKRFDKTLSVLAKQGFSSGRFYYEVQVKXKTGWSLGVARESINRKEKNKLTPENRYWTVVLRNMNQYKACESPSVSLSLKVKPEIVGVFVDYEEGLISFYDVGSRSNIYSFTGDKLYPYFSPGLNEGGKNSKPLIITPVNK; encoded by the exons ATGAATAGAGCTCTGATTCAGCTGGAGAAAACTCTAGATGGGAGACTAAATAAAATTGGTCAAACTG GGTTGAAGTGTTTGCAGAAGTTTGCAG TGGATGTGACTCTGGATCCTGATACAGCGCATCCAAAACTCATCCTGTCTGATGATGGAAAACAAGTCAGTCATGGAGACATAAAGCAGGACATCCCAGAAAACCCAAAAAGATTTGATAAAACTCTTTCTGTTCTGGCAAAGCAGGGATTCAGTTCTGGCAGATTTTACTATGAGGTGCAGGTGAAGTGAAAGACTGGGTGGAGTTTAGGAGTGGCCAGAGAATCTATTAACAGGAAGGAGAAAAACAAACTGACTCCTGAGAATAGATACTGGACTGTGGTTCTGAGGAATATGAATCAGTATAAAGCTTGTGAAAGTCCATCTGTCTCTTTATCTCTGAAAGTGAAACCAGAGATTGTGggagtgtttgtggattatgaggaGGGTCTGATCTCTTTTTATGATGTAGGCTCCAGATCTAATATCTACTCTTTCACTGGAGACAAACTCTATCCATACTTTAGTCCAGGCCTTAATGAAGGAGGTAAAAACTCAAAACCACTGATCATCACACCTGTTAACAAATAA